Proteins from one Embleya scabrispora genomic window:
- a CDS encoding terminase large subunit domain-containing protein, with protein MTRAALLDRVAALPPAALALLRDELAARLWARRWDSWTPYPWQVPPAEIETHGMWLMMGGRGTGKTDGCARYMVEHVNGPPCDRRIPGGHRMAIVAPTQGDAVEACVNGPSGLRAHDPRVVLRTTTGGTHVRWPSGAEAKVFGAHGPDDVERLRAGGNRCLVWMEEAAAMRRLAEALTHSAMGLRIGPNPHYIASTTPKPRSEIRDLIARPDVIQTRGRTRDAHHLPQVMRDKLIARYAGTRMEAQELDGLVLDTVEGALWSWDLLDLTRVAAAPPLARVCVAIDPATSNTPESDLTGIVVAGTARVRTPDTTGHLRAHGYVLDDLSGRYSPTDWARRAVDAYHLHRADCIVAEVNQGGDMVASTIRQVDRTVPVRVVHATRGKLTRAEPVSALFEQQAVHLVSSLPDLEDQLTTWVPGETDSPDRLDALVWAITHLMIRAVGNVAAVA; from the coding sequence GTGACCCGCGCCGCCCTGCTCGACCGCGTCGCCGCGCTCCCGCCCGCCGCGCTGGCGCTGCTGCGCGACGAACTCGCCGCCCGACTGTGGGCCCGACGCTGGGACTCCTGGACCCCCTACCCGTGGCAGGTCCCGCCCGCCGAGATCGAGACCCACGGCATGTGGCTCATGATGGGCGGACGAGGCACCGGCAAGACGGACGGCTGCGCCCGCTACATGGTCGAGCACGTCAACGGCCCACCGTGCGACCGGCGCATCCCCGGCGGCCACCGGATGGCGATCGTCGCGCCGACCCAGGGCGACGCCGTCGAGGCATGCGTGAACGGCCCGAGCGGACTGCGCGCCCACGACCCGCGGGTCGTCCTGCGGACCACCACCGGCGGCACACACGTCCGCTGGCCGAGCGGCGCCGAAGCCAAGGTGTTCGGCGCGCACGGCCCGGACGACGTCGAGCGGCTGCGGGCCGGCGGCAACCGCTGCCTGGTGTGGATGGAGGAGGCAGCGGCCATGCGGCGGTTGGCCGAGGCGCTCACCCACTCGGCCATGGGCCTGCGCATCGGCCCGAACCCGCACTACATCGCCAGCACGACACCCAAGCCCCGGAGCGAGATCCGCGACCTGATCGCCCGGCCGGATGTGATCCAGACCCGAGGCCGCACCCGCGACGCCCACCACCTGCCCCAGGTCATGCGGGACAAGCTGATCGCGCGGTACGCCGGCACCCGCATGGAGGCCCAGGAACTCGACGGCCTGGTCCTCGACACCGTCGAGGGCGCGCTGTGGTCGTGGGACCTGCTCGACCTCACCCGGGTGGCCGCCGCACCGCCGCTCGCGCGGGTATGCGTGGCGATCGACCCGGCGACCAGCAACACCCCCGAGTCGGACCTGACCGGCATCGTGGTGGCTGGCACCGCCCGCGTGCGCACCCCCGACACGACCGGGCACCTGCGCGCGCACGGCTACGTCCTCGACGACCTGTCCGGCCGGTACTCGCCGACCGACTGGGCCCGGCGGGCGGTCGACGCCTACCACCTGCACCGCGCCGACTGCATCGTCGCCGAGGTCAACCAGGGCGGCGACATGGTCGCCTCGACGATCCGGCAGGTCGACCGCACCGTCCCGGTCCGCGTGGTCCACGCCACCCGCGGCAAGCTCACCCGCGCCGAACCGGTGTCCGCGCTGTTCGAGCAGCAGGCCGTGCACCTGGTCTCGTCGCTGCCCGATCTGGAGGACCAGCTCACCACCTGGGTCCCGGGCGAGACCGACAGCCCCGACCGGCTCGACGCCCTGGTGTGGGCGATCACCCACCTGATGATCCGCGCCGTCGGCAACGTCGCCGCCGTCGCATAG
- a CDS encoding DUF2637 domain-containing protein: protein MADAHLTSPPPAHAGGAGDPLLALALLAAAVTIVLTAATMWLSYEHLHDVAVAHGLGRSTARAWAWPATIDLFIVLGEILILRASLARRGVALAVALTIAGAGGSIALNVAGVGGGASPMDYTVAAVPPVASLLAFGCLMWQIHGWVGRRAAAAGATLAMPASAPLTAAELPPPPPLSAPARPTVAPPTPAPAEPPAPPAAPTYADPRCAVIHAMYADGTRPSAPRMVAALHAAGWPGLSESTAKNLRALVEQDTALRGLPAAI from the coding sequence ATGGCTGACGCACACCTTACGTCGCCCCCACCGGCACACGCCGGCGGCGCGGGCGACCCGCTTCTTGCCCTCGCCCTACTGGCCGCCGCCGTCACCATCGTGCTGACCGCCGCCACCATGTGGCTGTCGTACGAGCACCTCCACGACGTGGCCGTCGCACACGGCCTCGGCCGCTCCACAGCCCGCGCCTGGGCGTGGCCGGCCACGATCGATCTGTTCATCGTGCTCGGCGAGATCCTCATCCTCCGCGCGAGCCTCGCCCGCCGCGGCGTCGCCCTGGCGGTTGCCCTCACGATCGCCGGCGCTGGCGGGTCGATCGCCCTCAACGTGGCGGGAGTCGGCGGCGGCGCCAGCCCGATGGACTACACCGTGGCGGCGGTCCCGCCAGTGGCGTCGCTGCTGGCCTTCGGCTGCCTGATGTGGCAGATCCATGGCTGGGTCGGCCGCCGCGCTGCCGCCGCCGGCGCCACCCTGGCCATGCCCGCCAGCGCGCCGCTGACCGCCGCCGAACTGCCGCCGCCACCGCCGCTGTCGGCGCCCGCCCGGCCGACCGTCGCACCACCGACACCCGCGCCCGCCGAGCCTCCCGCTCCGCCTGCAGCGCCGACCTACGCCGACCCGCGATGCGCCGTCATCCACGCCATGTACGCCGACGGCACCAGGCCCAGCGCACCCCGCATGGTCGCCGCGCTCCACGCCGCCGGTTGGCCCGGCCTGTCCGAGTCGACCGCGAAGAACCTCCGCGCGCTCGTCGAGCAGGACACCGCACTGCGCGGCTTGCCCGCCGCGATCTGA